A region of the Lycium barbarum isolate Lr01 chromosome 1, ASM1917538v2, whole genome shotgun sequence genome:
ACTATGAGAGAAGCCTGAAGCATAAGAGGAGAAGTGGAGGTATTAGTCAATTGCCAAGGACATTCAGTTAGAAAAGGGAGGAACTAAGAGAAAATTATTCACCGATCTTCCGGCAGTCGATGGGTAGGTACTGTGAAACAGGATTTTTTATAACACGTAACAGTTTCTCTCGTTTACCAACAGCAGTTATGCTCAGCTTTTGTAGCAGCTGCACTGAAGTTGAAGCCATATCAGAAAACAGCAGAATTTGACAAAACAGGAAAGAGATGGGGAAGAACTGTTCACAAGGTAATTAAACTTACACATGATACCAGCAAATCGCTTAAATGTCCTAGGGATACGAACATGAGGTTTTACTTCAAAGAGCACGCCTTTCTCAGTCCTCACATACAACGCTTTTAATCGCCCAGCTTTATTTATTCGGCTATCTAAAATTGTAAGCATTGCCTGCAGAAGGAAAGAAGAAATCATATAAACATTCTAGAAAAAAGACATACAAGGATTTTAACTAATTGTATAGCCTCGTAAAGAAATAATGACCCGCTGCGAGAATAAATTGTAAATGAAGTTAGTAAACGCCAATTCCTTTCTTCCATTTGCTGTGCAAGGAATTACAACTTATTTTGCTAATATTACAGACTGAATTGGAAGGACACAGCTATTATCCTTAACAGGAAAAGTGACAAGTATGCAAGCAAACATTTTAACAAGGATGCTTTGGTCGATTAAAATGTTTAGATCCTACAAGCCCCAAGGTAGGATCAAGCAAACAAAGCTGCAGGTGCTCTTATTCCTGCTTTCTCCCCTCCGCTAAAAGAAGGATTCCCTATGAGTTGTCAGTAGCAAAAGAAAATGCCTCCTCCCATTTTATATTCAACTTTTAGAAACTGTCGGAGTCAAGTTTTAGTCATATTAGTATGTTTCTTTAGGTCCAATGTCCTGTATCATGTGACAGATTTATATGCCAGTAAAAGTGTAAAAACTTCTAGTGCTAGAGAACCTTTTCTTTATAGATATTTGGATGGGGACAGGTTTAAATGGAGTGATACGGATAGTGAGGATTCACATAGTCAAGCCCAACTAGATTGGAACTGAAGTATAGTTGTTACTTGCAGGTTTTATCTTCTTTTCGGGAAGGGGAGGGGAGGATTTTCTAGAAAAGCTGTTTGGAGAACTAAAAGAGATTTCCTTCTTATTTCACCGAGAAAGTATACACTAAAGAAGAAGCATCAGCGGTGCACTGCAACTCAATTTAtacttccaattccaataaatACTAAGAAACTGAACCAGACAGAAGTAGAACAAAAGCAAAGAGATGGAACTCACTCTAAAGAACTAAAATTGAGAGAAAATGGAACAGAAATGCACAGCTCTAAGCCATTCATATCTTTATCTGTACCTATAAGGCAATTGGGAAGCTTTATAAACGAAATAAAGAAGCATACAGACAGGTATTATCCCACAGTTGACATTATCGTATGTATAAATCAAACTCTATAGCATAGAGACTGAGTGGCAGAGAACTGGAGGGTGGTGGGTGGAGAAGGCATCTGACTTTTCATATtaatttctctttttctttttttggccaGTGGAGGACACTTAATCGTTAAATATAGGTTGAACAAGTATGTGAAAAACACACTTAGCCAGTAATCCGAAATAGTCCCACTAGAAAAGTGAATGTAATATCATGATTAAATAAACATATGACCAAAGAGCTGTCAAGATGAATACTTTGTGATTTAAAGGCCAACTACCAGATAACTCTTTCCTTGTCATTTTTCTTACTCGGAAATTCCAGCATTGAATAATTCCAGTTACTCAAACTCTACTTGAACTTGGATCAACAAACATCATTTGAGATGATTCTTTAATACTCCTCCAATCCCAGTTTGTTTGACACTCCCCCCTTTCTTTTCCGTCCAAAAAGATTGTGACCTTCATATATTTAAAAACTAATTCTTACACTCCCATTCCCTTTTTCCTACATCTTTTACTATTCCGTTCATCCTATTGACATGACTTGTGAGTCTACTAAACAGATACTTCTATACTGAGGATAGTCTTGGTACTTTATACATATTTCTAAATAGATACCTTACTTGTCAAAACTCTTACTTTCTTTTTAAATCGTGGCCAGTCAAATATCATCAAACTGGACAGAGGGAATATGTTTTAGTGTCAACTAATTGAGCTCCAGGAAAATTCATACACATTCAGTACATAGCTAATTGTGTTCCAGCATGCTTGTTTTAACTTTGGCAGGCCACTCTACCCGACATCTCCACAAAAGTTTACAAAACATTGAGACATCAACTTTTGCTGGTTACCATTACGAAAAGTCTCAACCTATGGCTCACAGTTAAATATTGCTTTAAATGACAAAGTTTTATCTGAACTCTACAGGAAGGCCATAGTGTTTATACTATCATGAGTATTGAGGAACGAGAACAGGCCCATAGTTTCAAAGTCCACTAACCTGATGAGCAATATCAGGCCGATAATCAGAAGGGTTGCGATTATTCTTCTTCAGAAAGTTGGAATGTTCATCTGAGTTCAGAAGCTGGTAAGTCTGCATGCACAAGAGGAGATAACATAAGCATTGGTTAGCTCCCTTTATTGAGCGGTATATGTGATTATTATGACTGTGGCGATAAAAAATATTCACTTTTTTTACAAAGTAAATTTTcgctttatttgaaaatcagtgtttggccatgaaaattccaaatttaaCTCGAAGTTGGATTCCAAATTTGAAAACGGCTTATAACCTATTTTCCAACTCCATTCTCATAATTCCAAATAAAACGCTCTCTTCTCAAAGGACCCAGGACTAAAAAATGAAGAAACAAAAAGTGGATGAAAAAATGGAATTGCAAAGACAGACCTTTCCAATTTTAGCAATTTCGAGAGAGGCTCTCTCAATTATGAAAATAACACCAGGTTTAGTGCTTTGATCAGTTGAAACAACTGGTATTCCAGCTAGTAAATCTACAACTCTTTCAGCTGCCTCAGTATCTGCAACAGTGTGTTCTGTTTTCACTCTTTTTGCTGACTCGGATTgctctatttcttcttctttatcataattctcttctttcttttttctcttttccccTTTCACTTTATAAGGCCGCACCATTTCTTCTCACACCTATAAGTTTCTCAGTACTTCAAGGAAAGAAAAAGACTCTGTGGG
Encoded here:
- the LOC132623307 gene encoding uncharacterized protein LOC132623307; translation: MVRPYKVKGEKRKKKEENYDKEEEIEQSESAKRVKTEHTVADTEAAERVVDLLAGIPVVSTDQSTKPGVIFIIERASLEIAKIGKTYQLLNSDEHSNFLKKNNRNPSDYRPDIAHQAMLTILDSRINKAGRLKALYVRTEKGVLFEVKPHVRIPRTFKRFAGIMLQLLQKLSITAVGKREKLLRVIKNPVSQYLPIDCRKIGFSHSSEKLVDIQDYVNGISNDMNLVFMVGAMAHGKIDKEYVEDYISVSDYPLSAAYCISMITNAVERKWKIL